The following are encoded together in the Coregonus clupeaformis isolate EN_2021a chromosome 24, ASM2061545v1, whole genome shotgun sequence genome:
- the trh gene encoding pro-thyrotropin-releasing hormone, giving the protein MKSTCLFILASLAVCNLTLARGQSIPAEEKTGDPQIDDIILQRAESLLLSSILKMIEDEDGVNEALSSPPEWLVKRQHPGKRYQEELEKRQHPGKREEAEDEDYGEVQKRQHPGKREDEIDSFVELQKRQHPGKRSMLEQITENSAFLSELSKRQHPGKRYLMMYSKRQHPGKRDVDDESDAGDLQELEKRQHPGKRYWDNMSPDLGANNPCDVLDPGCRKANLLLELLDNVTKSRAEEKRQHPGKRSAPEEDLTEQE; this is encoded by the exons ATGAAGTCCACCTGCCTGTTCATTCTGGCATCTCTGGCAGTCTGCAACCTGACGTTGGCTCGAGGACAGAGCATCCCCGCTGAGGAGAAGACTGGGGACCCGCAGATAGACGATATCATCCTACAGAGAGCCGAGAGCCTCCTGCTCAGCTCCATTCTAAAAATGATAGAGGATGAGGATGGCGTGAATG AGGCATTGTCCTCTCCGCCAGAGTGGCTAGTGAAGCGGCAACACCCTGGTAAGAGGTaccaggaggagctggagaaaaGGCAACACCCTGGTAAACGAGAGGAGGCCGAGGACGAAGACTATGGGGAGGTCCAGAAAAGACAGCACCCGGGAAAACGCGAAGACGAAATTGACTCTTTTGTGGAGCTTCAGAAAAGGCAGCATCCAGGCAAACGCTCAATGCTGGAGCAGATTACAGAGAACTCCGCATTTCTAAGTGAACTCTCCAAACGTCAGCACCCGGGCAAGCGCTACCTGATGATGTACAGCAAGCGCCAGCATCCCGGCAAGCGAGATGTGGACGACGAGTCAGACGCAGGGGACCTCCAGGAGTTGGAGAAGCGCCAACACCCCGGCAAACGTTACTGGGATAACATGAGCCCGGATTTGGGCGCCAACAATCCCTGTGACGTGCTGGACCCTGGCTGCAGAAAGGCCAACCTATTACTCGAGCTATTAGACAACGTGACCAAGAGTCGCGCGGAGGAGAAGAGACAGCACCCGGGCAAAAGGTCTGCACCTGAGGAGGATTTGACTGAACAGGAGTGA